The genomic region gaaaaagttaattttaatatatatatatatatatatatatatatatatatatatatatatatatatatatatcaattatgcataattatttgaaaataattttaagaaaattaattctacctaattttaaaataaacaaattcatACGTGATGCAACATGTGTTATATGAATGTAATTGAGAACTTTTATCTTTTACATATTAAATTagtggactttttttttttttacttaggaAGATAAGAGTgagaagataataaataaaatgaataatataaataacgaaaacataaaaaatgtctAAATTTGAGTGCCTTTTGGTACAAGATCATATGTATTttctatgaaaaataatatagaaaataatCTTTCAGTGAGTTGAGTAGAAATACTATGAACCGGAAAAATTCTTTATGATTATTCAACATAATTAGAAAGTTAAAATAGTTTAATAACAATTGGTCTATGCATTTAAATAGTTGTAAAAACTTGAGTGTCACTGGAGTTCTATACATTGGGCCGTCTATTCATGGTACCGGATAAAACTAGTTTTGTCATGTTCTAGTTCTACCAACAAGCGTATCATCTctccaaataaaaaatgaattatttgcTAAAATGATGTAGATATTTTCACGAAGCTAAAATAGAAGTACTTCAGCCAGGCTTATACATGTGCATGGgttaaaatgttaattgttaaacGTACTTGTTTCATCTCTCGTTAAATCAATTTACCGGATTAGGGGCTGTGGGCAAAAATTGAAGATCACACAACCAAAAAATATAACTGGAAAATTTTAAGCTAGGAAATTAATTGAACGCTACAATATAGCCTCTAATTTGTATATGCTATAACAACTAGTCTCATGCTGTCATTATATTGGGCATTGATCACTTCCCCATAAGAGAAGTAGGTTGAAGTGTTGAACAATCCATATATATGCAGTAATATACCCACAACTCACACAATCTAAATTCTAAACCATGTAGTTGTAGTCTGTTAGTTAATCAGTCAACATTGGTATACTTAACTGAACGATTTAGCTTCCAATATATAAATAGGAAATGACCctatatttgtatataatgtTATTCTCCTTGAGCTCCTTTCAACAGAATTAGATTTTGCAAGAACTTTAGAGTTctgagtaaaaaaataaataatttcttgaATCATATGAATTTATATGTTGTAAGCTTTTAGCTCTTTATATGCATAGTAGGTAACTATCAGCAATCCGTTTGTTAATTAGTCAACTTTAGAACAACTGATTCAATGGTTGGCCTTATCTTCAAATGCATGCAGTTGATCATATAATACGGGTCTCTCATTGCTACCTTTAACAGCATTAGCCTctggaagcacttgatcaagactcaagagtgaacaaaaaaaaatgatgggtACCCTTAAGGTGTCCAACAGTAGTTTATACATATTTTCGAAGTTCCTAGTAATTTGTATGGTGATGATGATATCTTTGGTTGATTCAAGTTATTCCTTGTGTGATTTTGAGGCAATCTTCAATTTTGGTGATTCGAATTCAGATACGGGTGGGTTTCATACAAGCTTTCCTGCACAGCCTGCTCCCTATGGAATGACTTACTTCAAAAAACCAGTGGGGCGTGCTTCTGATGGAAGGCTTATTGTTGATTTTCTCGGTAATTAATGGACCAATTGTTATAAACTTAAAACATTTTGAGTtgcatgtttttaatttttaacttgtcTGTTGAGCTTGATATGTTATTAATCAGAGCTTAATAGGCATTTGTTCTTAATGTAAAAGTTTGAGTTTAATTCTGCTATGTTAATGTACAAAGTAGTATTACTCTCCAAACTatcataaaaatgaataaatttatcatatgtgatcatttataattgaatgatgatataaaaactttttacaCTATTTGTGTATAAACTATTTAGttgaaatttatattatcaattaactAAAAATCATTCTTGTTACCaattttaagatgattattttaaaaaccaataaAGTTAATTACCCTACATAATaacaattgaataaaaatgtaaagatccttTAAGCTGTCATAGCATATATTATTGattctattaaatatttgatatggtATTTTGGTGTTGAACATGCAGCTCAGGGTCTTGGATTGCCATATTTGAGCCCATATCTGCAATCAATTGGATCAGACTATACTCATGGGGCTAACTTTGCGTCTTCAGCCTCCACTGTGATTCCGCCCACAACTTCCTTCTCTGTCAGTGGGCTAAGTCCATTTTCCCTCTCTGTTCAACTCAGGCAAATGGAGCAATTCAAAGCCAAAGTTGATGAATTTCATCAAACAGGTACACAGAAAATGTTACTAGAAACTtgcatttgtttttataaataataataatgtactcATCACATACATGTTCTTTCCATGCATGACACAGGAACAAGGATATCATCTGGAACGAAAATCCCTTCTCCAGATATATTTGGAAAGGCCCTTTACACGTTCTATATTGGGCAAAATGACTTCACTTCCAAAATAGCAGCCACTGGTAGTATTGATGGAGTGAGGGGCAGCCTTCCTCACATCGTTTCACAAATCAATGCTGCTATCAAGGTTTGAGTATATCAAGCATATTATGCAATCATATTTTAGACgatttttgtattatatatatatatatatatatatatatatatatataatacaaaaatcGTCTAAAATATGATTGCATAATATGACATGCCAGACTATTTTAATGATACATTTTTAATACTAGTACAAGAAAGTTTCACACCATTAGAATAGTAATTTACCAACAACGATTAACATAATTGGTATTGACCTGTGTTTCTTAACTAAGTGGTTCAGGATTCGAATCTTAACTTtggatataaaataaacatgataggagggaaatatttatcttttatgcgCCCACGGTTCCCAATAAACATAGTCAGGACTTCCAATGAGAACTACTTGATACTAATATCatgtcagaaaaaaaaaagaatagtaattcaaaaaattaagcATTGTTTATTTGTTTCCAATTTTTGTAGTGATGCAATTTCTCTTTTTAGGAGCTATATGCACAAGGGGGGCGTGCATTTATGGTATTCAATCTTGGTCCTGTGGGATGCTATCCTGGATACTTGGTGGAGCTTCCTCATGCTACTCccgactatgatgagtttggatgCATTGTTTCTCACAACAATGCTGTAAATGATTATAACAAACTGTTGAGGGATACATTGACTCAAACCGGAGAAAGTTTAGTAGATGCTTCCCTTATTTATGCGGACACACACTCTGCTCTCTTGGAGCTCTTTCACCACCCCACATTCTATGGTACAAGCACCTTCTCTTGTCTTGTTTAGTTTAACAATGATCTTATGAATGCTCCTTATGAATTATGACACATACACATTAAACATACACCCTTTTTAGTCATTATTCACCAACAAATATTAGCACTCTTACAGGATTGTCTATAATAATCTTAATCGCTGATGAGAAAATTAACAATTGATATTTCAATACAATTATGATTTGTCATACATGTACACGTGACGGTTGATGTTCTCATAAATGATTGAAATTACTTATacatgattatgattatgcatgaaatcaattttattaccaAGTGCCACATACTGATTCCACATGGGTAGTGCTGATTTCTGGTTTCAATTTGTTTTGTTGGAGCAGGACTAAAGTATAATACCAGAACATGTTGTGGGTATGGAGGCGGTGTCTACAACTTTAACCCTAAAATTTTGTGCGGCCATATGCTAGCAAGTGCTTGTGATGAACCCCAGAACTATGTGAGCTGGGATGGCATCCATTTCACAGAAGCAGCAAACAAGATTGTTGCACATGCCATTCTAAATGGTTCTCTTTTTTATCCTCCTTTCCCTCTTCATAAACACTGTGATCTCCAACCTATTGGTTGATCCAGTGCTTGCAGCTAGGGGTCTTTCGTATTTACCGATTAAGCTATTTTGAAATGCTCAGCTATCATATTGTTAAATAATGTTTTGGTTTGTGGGTGTCCGGTGCCACTTTCATGCTTGTGTGTAATAGTTTGAACAAAAACATGTTACTTCTTGGTATCATTACTatttgatgaaaaagaaaaaaaaaatcaaatacaagtTAAGCTTTGATAAATTTCTGACACTGCTGAACTAATTGGCATTCAGAGTTGTCCTATCTTCCTAGAAAGATTGCTAAAAGTATGTTGTAATGTTTTGTCCTATCCAATGATTgtcatatttatcaatttatgaACACTTAAGGGTGTGAAAGACAAACCAAGCTGCAACAACTTTGGCACTTCGTGTGAAAAGATGTGGCAATCTTGGTCGAAGAAAtctcttttaaaattcataattccTAGGAAATTCATGTCTAAGTAAACATTAAGCTTAATGGTTAGAAGCAGTACATCGCAGCCAAGCAGGGACTTCTAATTActagtttaataaaaaattaaacaaatgtaAATGCTCAGAAGAGCCAAGTTTGCCGTCCAACATATAATGCAACAACTAGTGCACATATATAGACAAGAGAGAATAATACAAAGGGGGTGGTAGGGTGTGACctgtgtaattttttattttttttgtttatctgTGCATAAATTCCTAATAAAGAAATTTAAGTGAAAACAAAACGTGACATGAAAGAGCTATTGACACCTATTTATGATGATGACTatataagtttatatatatatatgctaaatTTGTTTTTAGCTGTACTGAACAATTGTTATGTTGATAAGGAC from Glycine soja cultivar W05 chromosome 16, ASM419377v2, whole genome shotgun sequence harbors:
- the LOC114389279 gene encoding GDSL esterase/lipase At4g01130-like codes for the protein MMGTLKVSNSSLYIFSKFLVICMVMMISLVDSSYSLCDFEAIFNFGDSNSDTGGFHTSFPAQPAPYGMTYFKKPVGRASDGRLIVDFLAQGLGLPYLSPYLQSIGSDYTHGANFASSASTVIPPTTSFSVSGLSPFSLSVQLRQMEQFKAKVDEFHQTGTRISSGTKIPSPDIFGKALYTFYIGQNDFTSKIAATGSIDGVRGSLPHIVSQINAAIKELYAQGGRAFMVFNLGPVGCYPGYLVELPHATPDYDEFGCIVSHNNAVNDYNKLLRDTLTQTGESLVDASLIYADTHSALLELFHHPTFYGLKYNTRTCCGYGGGVYNFNPKILCGHMLASACDEPQNYVSWDGIHFTEAANKIVAHAILNGSLFYPPFPLHKHCDLQPIG